Sequence from the Miscanthus floridulus cultivar M001 chromosome 16, ASM1932011v1, whole genome shotgun sequence genome:
CCGAGCGCGGGGCGGTGGGGGCGAGAGGGGATGGCGCAGGCATGCAGCGGCGGCGCGAGCGGCTTGTGGCAGCGGGgtgcgggcgcggcggtggaggcgCGGGGCGACTGGGGTGACGGCGGCGGTTGGGGCGCGCGGGGCTGCCGGCTCGGGGCGGGGGGGCGCACAGCGGCGGACGAGGGCGGCGGGGCGCTCGTACGGGGGTGGTGGGAGGCGGGGGCGGCCGGGGTGCGGGCGCGGGGCGACGGGATCGGCGGAGCGGCGGCGCGCAGCAGTGGGGGCGCTCGGCGGcgggtgcgcggcggcggcggtggactcGCGGCGGCCGGCCGCGAGCGGGCGCGTGGGGAGGGAGATGGTCGAGCGTTTTTTTTTCACAATTTCCGATCGGGAATTTGGGCTGCGGCCCGATTTAGGGTTCGGTCCTTTGCCGCGGGCCCAGATCCACGGCCCTCGggaaagattttttattttttttaaattctttgccgagggccacgggccaggccctcggcaattttttttggtttttttagcccagtttttttgtggtgctacaatacattgttttgaactcaattttaaaatttaggccaattttgattttgttttgtatatttccttaatttatttcgattctttgatttttttcgaatatgtcaaatttgaattgcaggtgcatggaatattgcaatgtagtgtttcaaaaaatgttattcatgttaattggtgcatgttgagtccctatccacgaactcgcatcaaattttcacgcatcttgttcgcgtaacatgacgaccgacttgccggaaaagtgttttaaaattatataaaatccatacgaagtccgaaaatcatgaaacttggtgagatgtcatgttatcgcatgtgtaggctgtggtaaaaaattgagaaggcttcgagcgagttgcgacgtcggatgcctgaaacccagacatctccacatgtgatcggagatgtctgggtttcaggcatccgacgtcgcaacttgctcgaagccttctcaaatttttaccacagcctacacatgcgataacatgacatctcgccaagtttcgtgattttcggacttcgtatggattttatataattttaaaacactttttcagcaagtcggtcgtcatgttacgcgaacaagatgcgtgaaaatttgatgtgagttcgtggatagggactcaacatgcaccaattaacatgaataacatttttcgaaacactacattgtaatattccatgcacctgcagttcaaatttgacatattcgaaaaaaatcaaagaatcgaaataaattaaggaaatatacaaaacaaaatcaaaattggcctaaattttaaaattgagttcaaaacaatgtattgtagcaccacaaaaaaactgggctaaaaaaaccaaaaaaaaaaaaaaaattgccgagggcctggcccgtggccctcagcaaagaattaaaaaaaaatctttgccgagggcctatcctggccctcggcaaagggcttctttgccgagggcctagcctcgggccctcggcaaaggcgatttataaaaaaaaattttggccgaaaaactggtttttaaaaaatctttgccgagggcctggtcaaggaccctcggcaaagacttaaaaaaaatttgccgaataACCTGGTTTCATagaaaaaaacctttgccgagggcctaacgggtggccctcggcaaagcttgacgggaaatggccgccgtgacccaacaggcctaatttgccgagggccgcggccctcggccctcggcaaagatttgatttgccgtgggcttgtctttgccgagggccgtaccctcggcaaaggcctctttgccgagggccgttctttactgagggctcctgtggctggccctcggcaaagagtgtctttgccgagtgcccgagatttggccctcggcaaagcctcaggccctcggcaaagcacgcgtttcCAGTAGTGTATCTCTCATCTCTTTTTTGCGGATGACTCGCTTATTGTGATTCTGGCTCTGAAATGTAACCTGAAGACAAGGGGGATGGAACTTGATACAATTTGTTTTGTTTGCCAGAGGTTTGATGAGGATGGAGGCCATCTCTTTTTCAAATGCAAATGGTCTAAGAAATTGTGGCAGGAGTTGGGTTTGGAGGATGTCAGACTGCGGCTGTGCACCTTGCCGGACGCCAAACAGTGCATAGAAGCCGTTCTCCGTCTGAAACCTGAGAAGAGTGCGTTGGTAGCTATTTTGTTGAATAATTTATGGTGGGAAAGAAATAAGGTGAGGGAGGGTGATAGTGGAAGGGAGCAGCAGGAACTTGCTGGGATCACCTGGCGTCAATTTTGGGAATTCAGACAGCTGGTGGAGCCCAAACAATTGGCGCAGCAAGGCCACGCCCGAGCAAAATGGATCCTGTTTCCGAGATTCCAATTTTCACTAGTCCACCTATAtaatttttagaattacacagtacaacacaGACACTCACAacacacgcacactcaccccctATGAACAtacgtacgcaaaccctacccctatgagcacctccgaaggactaTGAGCCGGCAGATCACGAGATTCACAAAGTCACCACCGACGCCTCGCTCTCGACgaggacgtcgcctaccactgaaagcataacgccgttaaatcctggaataaatccagaaaaatgcgagcactcgtgccaagtcgaggacttgaacccGGATAGGCAGGTTCTACCATAAGAAACCCAACCAGCTGAGCTATGATCAGTTCGCTAGTCCACCTATATGAAAGTGTGATACTTTATTATATTAATACTATTATGTGCTAGTTCTTGATGTTAAATGCTTTAGGGACAACTTATGTAATTTTTTAGTGAAATTAggtatttttttgttttatttttgacTGAGAAATTTTTCGATAAATCCGATAAACCCGTTTATTGGTGACCTCTGTTATTTTTTTTGCTACCGATAAATTGAACCCTGGATGGATCCACGAAGACCGAAGAACGAGGGAGGTTACTGGCAGATTTTAATAAGAAGGATTCAGAATATTTCATGTTTCTCCTCAGCACACATGCTGGAGGCCTTGTGTTGAACTTGCAGACGGCGGACGCTGTCATTATCTTTGATAGTGACTGGAACCCTCAAATGGACCAACAAACTGAAGACCGTGCCCATCGTATAGGGCAGAAGAATGAAGTGCGTGTATTTGTTCTTGTTAGTGTTGGCTCAATTGAAGAAGAGATCCTGGACTGTGTAAAACAAAAGATGGGTATTGATGCAAAAGTTATCCAGGCTGGGTTGTTTAACACAACTTCCACTGGTGAGTTTGAATGCTTTAATtcctatttttttaatttttgtcTACTACATGTAGACTTTGTACTGGAACTCACATGacatattttcatgttcattCCCACTACAGCACAGGACAGACGAGCATTGCTGCAGGAGATCCTCAGGAGGGGGACAAGCTCGTTGGGAACAGATATCCCCAGTGAGCGTGAGATAAATCGTTTGGCTGCACGAACTGATGAAAAATTCTGGTTGTTTGAGAAGATGGATGAAGAAAGGAGGCTTAGAGAAAACTACAAATCTAGACTTATGGATGGGAATGAGGTTCCAGACTGGGTGTTTGCCAACAATAATGATTTACCCAAGAGAACCGTGGCAGATGAATTCCAGAATATAATGGTTGGTGCGAAGCGACGTAGAAAAGAGGTTGTCTATTCGGACTCTTTTGGTGATCAGTGGATGAAATCTGATGAGGGATTTGAAGACATTCCAAAGGCGACTCCAAGGCCGAAGAGGACTGCTTATTCATCTGACATCCAGGTTGAGTTTAGTGAGAAAACGCCTAGGTCTGTAGAAAACAACGCAGATGGTGCAAGTAACCCAACGTGGACACCTGACAAAAAAAGGGCTGGAGTTTCATCATACAGCAAGGACGAGACTGGAGATGATGGCGAAGACGAAGTCATTACTAGCGGCTTACAGAAGGGAAACAGTTTCACATGGAATACCCTTGGAAGAAGAAGGTCAAGCCACTTCAGTTCGTCGTCGGACTCGAAGGGGCGCCCATCATTCTAATGTCAGCATACATGAATGTTATGGCCTCGACCTGTTTGTTTGATGAAAGTCCTTCAACACTGGAGTACCCTGTAGACTAAGGTAGCAGGACTATGACTACGACTGAGAAGTACGTTCAAGCTTATGAACTTTATTAGAATTACTAGTATACTGTATGGACTTGTTGGCATAAATTTGTAGAACTCCTTTATTAAATATTAATTTCGTTACACATCAAACCGACATTGGAGGGTTtttctatgcacttagatatatatgttatgtctagatacataataaatttATATATCTTAAACGTTTAAagtgtcttataatttgaaatgcaGAGAGTATCTCTAAGAGCTCCTTGAATCTATTTCCAAAAACATCCAACAACTCCCTACACTTATAATCTCCCAATCAACTCCACACATTCTTACCCTCTAACTCTGCACAACCCTCATTCCCTGCACAGTTCAATCACTTGACCAACTTTGTGCATTTGTACCAACTTTGTCCACGATTCAATCTGCCAGGGAGGAGGACGCCGCCGTCTGGGGCCACGCCTCCTGCTCCGGCGACGAGGCGGGTGGCGCCACCGTAGAGCATGAATCACACTTGACGCGCTTCTctacctggtgcgccagctgTCGCGCCGCGGGGTCAAAACtgtggcaagcattgttgttcattgGGTGTCACTGACTGTGAGGTCTCCGGTgactcgggtggactcaagaacactaaGAACTCAAAGATCACACGGGAGACACTGGTTCGGGCTATCGGGGCCTAGGGCTCGATAatgagccagctcggctcggctcgttctggctcattAAGATAACAAGCCAAGATAACGAGCCAGAAGGCCAGCTCAGCTCGACTCGTTTATGAGCTTGAGTTGGGTCGTTAAGCTCACGAGATGTGTATAAAAAaatacacaaatataatatttatatttatctaAAGCTCGAGAATAGTAATAATACAAAATTAACTATCCAACAGCTTTAAATCGAATAAAATATTCATATGTGCTAACATATATGCAAGTATAATAATATACTATAGTATTATTAAACCATACATCCATGGTCCACGCTCCATACCATACAAATGTGTCCATAAGAATCCATACATCCATTAAAAACAAAATGATAGATTCATAATAATCTCAAGTTTATAGAGTCTAGACCAGTCATCAaccaattgtaaagtgcaagacatgaagtaatacaaaactaatataagttatgCTACTTTTTCTGGCTCGTTTCACTTGCGAGTGGCTTGCGAGTTGGCtcattatagctaacgagctaaaatcttggctcggctcgtctcgttatcataacgagtcgagccaagtcgagccagccacgagccgagcgagatAACGAGCTTTGAGTTTTTCGTCCATCCTTATAGGAGCCCTACATCCAGCAGTTTGATGATCCTTATATTCAAGAGCACCCAAATCGAGGGGTTACAACAAAGTGTAAGAGATTTGGCAGGGGATCGCTCGGTGCTGATCCTAGGCTCATTGGCGGTGAGGTCTCCTCcttgtcggagaggaggaagacgatagaaagggtggaggagctctcggtactCCTCTCAGGGTGGCTTTGCTATTAGTTTGGTCGTGAGGACTCGAATGATTTGTTCTCTGGTTCCTGGGTTCGTCCTCTGTTCGTCCCCTCCCCTCTGTACGATCCgacctcccttttatagatcgaggtaggtcgggtacatggcaaTTGGGGGAGTCTactctatggtctacatgcgccggagtccaggagggCCTTGTAGCGGCACGGATGGACCTTGGCGTTGTCGTGGagccggagaagctatggtgtcATCCGACTGCTCTGTTTTGATGCTCTGACTGTCAGGCTTTGTCGGCTTGGACTGGCCTCCACCAGGTGCATCTTGTGGAGGCTTCCTTGGTGGCGAAGGCATCCGGCTTGAGGGGCTAACAAGCGGGCCCGGGAGGCCCCGAGCCCCTGCAGCCAGCGAAGGGGTTTTGTCACCTTGTGTCACGCCACGTGTGTGACACCGTCAGGGGAGTGGTTGACAGCGCTGCACTCGCTGTGCTGAGCTGgggagccctcgagccttggGTGCTCGGGGCGCCTGCCTCCAGCCCGGGCCTTGGCTAGCGCTAGAGGCTGGGACCAAGGAATGGGCTTGGACTCGTCGATCGAGAGCTTAGGGCTCGAGCGAGACCCCGAGCCCTGAGCAGAGGCAGAGGGCGACAGGGCGTGCTCGGGATCAGCCCAGTACTTGCTCGAAAGGCATGTGCGAGGGCATATGTGGGGTGTAGCCTCGAGCCGTCGGACGATCCTGATAGGATTGGTCGGTTCCTTCGATCGGAAAAACCAAAAGTTAACGTACGCTcgtgttaggatctcgtcaactGCATATTCCTGCCCTGGCCCAAGTGATCCGAACGGGCCATGGTGGTCCAGGAAACAAACACGGCCCTTGTCGCCCGGCCCATTCATCCTACATCCCGACCCATCGGATGCAGCTGTGGCGTCGTGCACGGATCAGGTCTCCCTGACTCCGCGACGGAGGCGATCTTGTGGTCGGCCCAGCCAATCAAACAAACACTAACGAGCAAGGTCATGGCGCCGACCACGCACGACGCGGTGGAAGAGGCGTCGGGATCTAGGTCGAGGGCAGAGCGGCGGCGGcaaaagcagcggcggcggcaccgcCACGAGCCCGCGGTGACCGATCACCTGTCGGGGGCCATCCAACCGGAAGCTGAGCCGTCATCGCAGCAAGGCAAGAGGAAAGCCGCCCTTGAGCAGTCCGAAGGCGAGGGGCGGAAGAAGAAGCGTAAGAGAACCCAGAAGAGCCACAGAAAGAAAGCCGCTGCCTCAGCGTCAACAGGCGCGCATGCCTCTGACTCTGAGGCCTCCTCTACGGTCAGCCCTCCTCTGCGTTTTCCTCGTATGCCCAATCCCGATGACTTCGGTGGACGGGATGCACCTGGCTATCATGCTGCGAATGATGTCTATTTTGACTTGGTGGGGAAGTACCATGAGAAAATGAGTAagtttgggaaacttctttgcCCTTTTGTGTTCAATCTGCAATACTTCCGAAGGCATGCATCACTGAATGGGTTTGGGAAACTTGTTTGTGCTTTTGTGTACTATCTGCAATACTCCTATAGGCGTATCTTACTCAATGCTGCTAGAGAAATAGATATGGTAAAGAATTGGATATGAACTGAGGGTATGCTATTGGCCACATCTATAACATTTAAGTAGGCATGCATGACCAACTATCCCTAGAGAACAGTGTGATGTGGGGGGCGCCAATATCAAAGGCGTCCCAGGGCTCGAGACTTGGCCAGAAGGGCCAGAGCGGCATCCAAGGAGGTACCAGCTGTAATCAGTAGCAATTAATTATTATGGGGAAGGGATTAGAGTAATGAGAGAATGATTAATGGGGAGAGAAACGAGGAGACAGAGCTGGGCGCCTAGGGGCCGGGCTGCTCTATATACTCTGTAATTAGCTTATAATGAATCAATCAAGAAACAAGTTATCTCCTAATCTACCTCTGCTACTCAATCTCACCTCCTTCACCATAGGGCGTCCAGGGAACCCTCCTATTACCCAATCAAGCTACGAACTCCGGAGTCGGGGACCTGCTGTCTTGGGCACCAACGCCCTTGACAATCTGGTATCGGCTTAAAGGCGTTCTTCTTCCTCCACTGCACCACCACCAGCCCACCCAGCCGCCGCCACTCCATCTGTTCCTACCTCACCTTCATCTTCCACTACCTCCATATCATCACCCATGGCCGAGCCAACCACAACAGACTTGGCAAAGCTCATCCAAACCCTGACCGCCTCCATCAACGAACTCCAGGGCTAGGTCGCCGCGCTGCAGCAGGAGCGGCTAGCAGTAGGCTCCTTCTCTGGATTGAGGGGCTCAGGCCACGGCGAGAACCACGGCGATCGCCCACATCGGTTCTAGAAGCTCAACTTCCCGAAGTACGATGGCAAGTCCGATCCACTCGCGTTCATCAACCGCTGTGACTCATACTTTCATCAACAGCGGATCGCCGTGGAGGAGCAAGTCTGGATGGCGTCATACAACATGGAGGCCGGTGCCCAGATGTGGTTCATCCAGGTGCAGCAAGACGAGGGCACCCCCTCTTGGCGTCGCTTCAGCAAGCTTCTGAACCTCCGCTTCGGGCCGCCGATCCGTTCCAATCCGCTGGGCGAACTCATGGCGTGCAAGTGAACCGACTCTGTAACGGAGTATCAGGACTGGTTTGAGGCCCTGCTGCCTTGCGTGGGCATGCTGACGGAGGCGTAGAGGGTACAGGCCTTCATGGCCAGGCTCCAGCCACCAGTCAGCCTCGACGTCGAGATTCACAACCCCCAATCTCATCGTCGCCATGAGCCTCGCCCGCAAGCTGGAGCAACGCGAACAGTGTGTTGCAGTGGCTGCACCTCCGCCTGCGCCACCAAGAGCGTCGACGTGCGGCCTCCTTCCAGGGCCGCCTCCTCAATTGGCGCTTCTGACTCCCCCAGCCAGGGCTGGACCATCCATGGTCTCCGTCGAGGGCCGATAGGTAAAACGTCTTTCGCAGACTGAGATGGAGGAGCGTCGTCGCCTCGGCCTATGCTTCAACTGCAGTGAAAAGTTTGGCTGGGGCCGCAACCACGTCTGCCAGCGCATCTTCCTCCTCGACTTGGCAGAAGATGATGAAGCCCACGACGTCCAGGACGCGGAGCTTGTGGCAGCAACTGAGGTGGTCAATTCGCACATCTCGTTGCTCGCCATGGCTGGTGTCCACACCAGTGAAACCATGCAAGTGCGCATCCAGCTAGGCGGTGCCTCCCTCCTCGCGCTCATCGACTCCGGCTCGACCCACAACTTCGTCTTCGAGGAAGCCGCGGCTCGCATTTCACTCCAGCTCCTCCCCGTCTGAGCATGCACCACATGCCAATGCTACAAATCAGAACACCTGCATCTAGTAGGCCTGCTCCTTCCCCTCCTAGTGTCGTCGTCGGTTTGGACCGACATCAGGATGGACTTCATCAAGGCGCTTCCCTGGGTTGGCGGCAAGTCTATCATCCTCACTGTTGTCGACAGATCAACAGATTCAGTAAGTATTGCCATTTTATCCCATTGGCGCATCCATACTCGGCGGAGTCTGTGGCGCAGGTGTTCTTCACCGACATCGTGCGCCTGCATGGTATCCTGGAATCCATTGTCTCGGATCGGGACCCCGTGTTCACTTGTATCTTCTGGAAAGTGCTTATGCGCCTCGCTGGGGTCAAGCTCCACATGACAACGACGTTCCATCCTCAGTCAGACGGCCAGACCAAGGCAGCCAATAAGGTCATCGTCATGTACCTTCGTTGCCTCACAGGTGATCGTCCTCGATAGTGGCTGCGCTGGCTGCCATGGGAGGAATTCATCTACAACACTGCCTTCCAGTCCGCCCTCAAGACGACGCCGTTCCATATCGTCTACGGGCGCGCCTCCCTCCTTTCGCTCCTATGAACCAAGCGAGACAAGGGTGGCTACCGTGGCCAAAAGCATGGCTGAACGTGACGAGCTCCCCACAGATGCCCACGCTCGCCTGGAGCAAGCCCAAGCGGTCTAAAGCGCTTCTACAACAAGCACCACCGCGACGTTCGCTTTGCTGTTGGGGACTGGGTCTGGCTCCGCCTTCGCCACCGAGCCCTAGCCTCCCGGAACGTGGTCACCAAAGGGAAGTTACGACCCCGTTTCTATGGGCCGTACCGCGTCGCCGCCATCATCAACGACGTCGCCTACCGCCTCGAGCTTCCTCCTCACGTCGGGttgcatgatgtcttccatgtcggGCTGCTCAAGAAGTTTGTGGGGATTCCACCAACCACGCCTCCAGCGCTGCCCCTCACCCACCACGGCGCAACGCAGCCTGTTCCAGAGCGCGCCACCCGCACTTGCCTGGCCAGAGGTGTGCGGCAGGTGCTGGTGCATTGGCAAGACGAGCCTGCAGCATCGGCCACCTGGGAAGACCTCGACAACTTCATCGACCGCTATCCAAGCTTCTAGCTCAAGGACGAGCTGTTCGTCGAGGGAGGGAGAGATGTGATGTGGGGGCGCCAATATCAAAGGTGTCCCAGGGCTCGAGATGTGGCCAGAAGGGCCAGAGCGGCATCCAAGGAAGTACCAACTATAATCAGTAGCAATTAAGTATTATGGGGAAGGGATTAAAGTAATGAGAGAATGATTAATGGGGAGAGAAACGAGGAGACCAGAGCTAGGCGCCTAGGGGCTGGGCTGCTCTATATATACTCTGTAATCAGcttatgatgaatcaatcaagaaACAAGTTATCTCCAAATCTACCTCTGCTACTCTTAACCTCACCCCCTTCACCATAGGGCGTCTAGGGAACCCTCCTGGCGCCATTACCCAATCA
This genomic interval carries:
- the LOC136510208 gene encoding probable ATP-dependent DNA helicase CHR719 gives rise to the protein MAQACSGGASGLWQRGAGAAVEARGDWGDGGGWGARGCRLGAGGRTAADEGGGALVRGWWEAGAAGVRARGDGIGGAAARSSGGARRRVRGGGGGLAAAGRERARGEGDALDGSTKTEERGRLLADFNKKDSEYFMFLLSTHAGGLVLNLQTADAVIIFDSDWNPQMDQQTEDRAHRIGQKNEVRVFVLVSVGSIEEEILDCVKQKMGIDAKVIQAGLFNTTSTAQDRRALLQEILRRGTSSLGTDIPSEREINRLAARTDEKFWLFEKMDEERRLRENYKSRLMDGNEVPDWVFANNNDLPKRTVADEFQNIMVGAKRRRKEVVYSDSFGDQWMKSDEGFEDIPKATPRPKRTAYSSDIQVEFSEKTPRSVENNADGASNPTWTPDKKRAGVSSYSKDETGDDGEDEVITSGLQKGNSFTWNTLGRRRSSHFSSSSDSKGRPSF